From Shewanella acanthi:
ATTTTTCTAGCAGGATGCAGATTTTCATTGCCGAAGATTTATACGAGAGTCAACTCGAGGGTGATGAGCCTGAGCCGATTGAGATTGTGCCTTGGCCTTTGTCCGACTGGGAAAGTTTACTCGAAGAAACTGATTTTTCGGAATCCAGAAGTGTAAGCGCGTTGTTTTTAGCGCAGAAGCATCTACAACTTAAATAGTCTTTTAAAGCGTTCAGCCATTGAGTGCTTGTTAATCATTCGCGATATGTAGCGATTGGAGTGGTTATGAAGCCTGAAGAATTGATCGACGAGGTCATTGCGATCGCCATGGAAGCGGGCCGCACTATCCGTGATATTTATCTGAAAGGTAACTTTGAGCGGGAAACCAAGTCTGATAATACCCCCGTCACCTCGGCGGATTTAGCGGCTAACAAGATTATCTGTGAACGCCTCGCCGCATTAACGGCTGACATCCCCATCCTATCGGAGGAAGCGTCCGACATTCCCTTAAGTAAGCGTGCGGCGTGGAGTCGCTATTGGCTGGTCGACCCCTTAGATGGCACTGGGGAATTTATCGCCGGTAGCGGTGATTTTTCAGTCATTATTGCGCTGGTCGAACATAACCGCCCCGTCATGGGGATAGTCTATGCGCCTATGACCCATGTGTGTTACTACGCGATTGCGGGGCTCGGAGCCTATAAGCGTACCGATACGCAAGAGCTTAGGATTAAGAGCCGCCAAATTGAGTACCGTGAGCAGGTTTCTTTGCGTTTGGCGGTCAGCCGTCGTCAAGATCCCCAATCGGTATTGACCCTGTTCAATCATCCCAAATACTGCGAATTAGTTGTTATGGGTGGGGCGGCGTTAAAAAGCTGTTTAGTTGCGGAAGGACGCGCCGATTGTTATGTCCGTGTCGGACCGACGGGAGAGTGGGACACGGGCGCTGCACAGATCATTATTGAAGAAGCGGGTGGGCAGCTGATGGACATTGAGCTGCAACCTTTGACCTACAACGAGCGAGAAAGCTTAGAGAATCCGAATTTTATCGTAGTAGGTGCACCTAACTTAGAATGGGATAAGATATTAATTGGCGAATGATGTATCAGCGGCAACCATTAGGCCGATATTAAAGTCTGAATTGTTGGCGATTTATCAACTCGAAAAAACGGTTTTTGGTGAGCACTGTTATCCCGATTTCTTTTTCCGGCAGGGATTTGACTGCTGGCCTGAGCAATTTTTAGTGGCCCTCGAAGATGATGTCCCTTTAGGTTATATCCTCTGTGCCCAGGCAAGTAGCAGCGATACTATGTGGATTTTATCCATTGCGGTCAGTGATCTGGCACGCGGTAAAGGTGTAGGCAAAAGATTGATAGCGCAGTGTTTATCTCAAATGCCAGCAAGCATAACCTGCGTAAAGTTAACCGTTGATCCTAATAATCCTGCTTATGCTTTGTACCAACGTCTGGGCTTTGTCGATTCTAGCTTTGAAGATGATTACTTTGGTGAAAATCAGGCCAGAGTGGTGATGAGCCGTATCTTGGGTTAAACCTAAACTCGCATAATCGGTAGAAACAAGCGGCGTACTTTGATAAGTACGCCGCTTTTTTATGTTAGCAGTCGATAAAACAAACTTATTATGAACATTGTTTTTTATTGTATTGATTGCTAATCTGTTGCTAACTAACATGAAATTAACATGAGTGAGTTAGCATAGTGGCAAGACGCAAAGAACATAGCCATGACGAGATCCGAGCGATGGCAATTACCGCGGCGACGGAACTCCTAGTAGAGCAGGGCATAATGGGGCTGAGTTTGCGCAAGGTCGCCAGCAAAATCGGTTATGTGCCCAGCACGCTCATTAATATCTTTGGTAGTTACCAATTTTTGTTATTGGCGATTTCGGAGCAGACACTGCTGGCACTGCATGAACACTTGGCAAAGATTAAGGGGGATTTAGGCATCGCGAGGATCCAAGCCATGGCCCGTGCCTACAGTGAATTTGCCCATGCTAATCGCCAATGTTTTAAGTTGGTATTTGAGCTCCAACTATCGGATGTTGAAGTGCTACCTATGTCCCACAGTGAATTAATCAGTGGGCTTTTTGGCTTAGTCGAGCGGGAGTTAACCCATGTGTTTCCCCTGTTGAGCCCGGAACAGCAAATTTGCATGAGCCGAGTCTTGTGGGGAGGCATTCATGGCTTAACCGCCTTGTCGCTGGATAATAAACTCTTTGCCGACGAGCTGTCGTTAACAGCGTTGCTCGACAATCATGTGATTGGGTATTTACAGGGAATGGGCTTTCAAGGAGAGGCACAATGCTGCTAACGAAACGATTTCTGCCCTATTTTGCGACCCAGTGTTTGGGGGCGCTTAATGACAATATCTATAAAAATGTTCTGCTGTTGATGGTCACCTTTAGCCAGGTAAAGGAACTTCCCATTAACGTGGATATGTTTGTCAATTTAGCTGCGGGTGTGTTTATTCTGCCCTTCTTTCTGTTTTCGGCCCATGCGGGGATAGTGGCCGATAATCTGGATAAAGCAAAGCTGATTCGGGGCTTAAAATTTCTCGAAGTCATTATTATGTTCAGCGCGGCGTTCGCCATTGTGACTGAGCAATATATGCTGATGTTAGTGCTACTGTTCTTGATGGGCAGTCAATCGGCCTACTTTGGTCCTGTGAAATATTCTCTATTGCCACAAGCGCTGAAAGAGGGGGAATTAGTCAAAGGTAATGCTTGGGTGGAGATGGGCACCTTCCTGTCGATTCTCATCGGCACCTTGAGTGCAGGCATTTTAGTGGCTGGTGATAACGCGACGATGAGTTCTGCGGTGACCGTTACTGTGCTTGCTCTGGCTGGGTATTTATCGAGCCGAGCCATCCCCGCATTACCTCCCCAA
This genomic window contains:
- the cysQ gene encoding 3'(2'),5'-bisphosphate nucleotidase CysQ, whose amino-acid sequence is MKPEELIDEVIAIAMEAGRTIRDIYLKGNFERETKSDNTPVTSADLAANKIICERLAALTADIPILSEEASDIPLSKRAAWSRYWLVDPLDGTGEFIAGSGDFSVIIALVEHNRPVMGIVYAPMTHVCYYAIAGLGAYKRTDTQELRIKSRQIEYREQVSLRLAVSRRQDPQSVLTLFNHPKYCELVVMGGAALKSCLVAEGRADCYVRVGPTGEWDTGAAQIIIEEAGGQLMDIELQPLTYNERESLENPNFIVVGAPNLEWDKILIGE
- a CDS encoding GNAT family N-acetyltransferase, with the translated sequence MANDVSAATIRPILKSELLAIYQLEKTVFGEHCYPDFFFRQGFDCWPEQFLVALEDDVPLGYILCAQASSSDTMWILSIAVSDLARGKGVGKRLIAQCLSQMPASITCVKLTVDPNNPAYALYQRLGFVDSSFEDDYFGENQARVVMSRILG
- a CDS encoding TetR/AcrR family transcriptional regulator; translation: MARRKEHSHDEIRAMAITAATELLVEQGIMGLSLRKVASKIGYVPSTLINIFGSYQFLLLAISEQTLLALHEHLAKIKGDLGIARIQAMARAYSEFAHANRQCFKLVFELQLSDVEVLPMSHSELISGLFGLVERELTHVFPLLSPEQQICMSRVLWGGIHGLTALSLDNKLFADELSLTALLDNHVIGYLQGMGFQGEAQCC